The window CCGACAAGGGGGGATTTTCTCCTGGTGGCATCTTGCTTCCTTAGCTTggtcttggtcctcttgatctgcatgttggttcttTGAAGATCTTGATCTCTTGTACTTTGACTTGGTTCGGTGCCGTAATCTTgttcccgtgcctgtgcacagtctgggcaacagacccagggtttgttgcaccgacactatgtgatgtttaagtatgaattgtccacttcagtttcacctatggctatatttggttgtttatagtgagtagatgccttgtttatttgtatttggttgttaggttggttgaagtgagcatttgtctagttatcaagcagatgccttgtttatctgtatttggttgttaggttggttgcagtgagcatttgtccagttttcaagcatatgccatgtttatctgtatctgcttgttaggttcgTTGCAGTGAGCATtggtccagttttcaagcatatgccatgtttatctgtatttgcttgttagttggttgcagtgagactctgtccagttttcaatggctatagttggttgttatactgatcatttatgccttgtttatttcagtcattcacaatgtgatgttcattatgtgcaagtcggaactgtgccacTCGACtccatcaataccagtttgaacagCTATATTTGGTTCTAATTATGCCTGGTGTAGTTAAcgcatgccctttatttcagttttacacatttatccaatgtgatgtttaagaattacctacgttctattcattttcaacaataccagtttgaatggcaatatttgatggctgttaagcctgttgtcggtaacattgccttccattttatatctgctttaacaacatgttgaaaccaacacattcaagctatcatttggagatgatgttgtttacgtttgatatatttgtttgatgttaaggttgctgtacttatcatgcctttccactacttatgcaggacaacaacgggagtggccaccactttccgccgaggttagtttcatccctcggcttgtactccccccgtcgttccataatgtagtgcatatagatccaagCCTGGACACTtcttagcttctaatattgacttgttacttgtaggtacatatgcccttggcaaggatgcACGCATcaaccctttttgcgtatggggcaatgagatattcatgaacaagcatcaagtgaggaaactgataagaattattagcaaaaagatacgaatggtggcaagcaaattatttgtttatgctctatccaacacagcAGTGacctgtaggatggtaactacaaactccgcagccttctctttttactgcccataatgagttgttagacaacaatgtctgaatctttttcgttcgcagtggttcctgaagcagttcactcaagtttacctcgcaaagtacatgattgatggacacacaatgaaggttaaagtatttcatccagactacaatgagcatcgagaagtcctaatgaagacaatGAAGGATGGACgagcagccatcacaaggggttggcctagagtcatGCGCGCGTTACGCATGgagagggcacaatatgggcattccgcttcaccttctccagcaaccagaatgtctttcgcctctctctttacagtctttagtacaaatgtggttcatcattctttacttggtgcttctgtagttcttcagtatatgtacctgtgcatcgaattatgcattcgtggttgaacctatatttgtagtaaacatggttggatatgaaataagtgattgcctactttcaaattcaaaacatgtgatttttaaattagcgattaattagggattacacggcacacggtttgcgaaagagAAATGTCTGCGATAGACATGGAGATCAgacacgtttctaggatccactacgtgtgcgatcaatctctaCGGCACACACGATCAACCAAGAAAAAACGTGTGCGATTAACAACAGCATCGCACACAGTTCTTTCTTATTAAATGTTTGCGATAGTCACCTTATCACACGCTTCACAATTATGGACTGTTTGTGATGTTGTGCGCATCGCAAACATTTGGTCATAGAAGAACGCCTGCATAGGTCGATCATCCGACGCAGGTACGACGGATGAATCGTGTGGGATGTATTCAAGCTTTGCATACAGTTTTATAGCGACAACTGTGTGCGTTCTTACATCGATTCGCACACAGTCGAGGAAaagtaaatgtgtgtgattgtctacttCTATAATCGTGAACTATTTGTGATGGGTCGCGCATCATAAAGGTAGCACTACAGAATACTGACTACGATGGCAATGCCAGCACAAACGAGTAGCGAGTACTATATATGCATcgaggctccctatccccgacggtttctaggtcgagtgggaaggacccccctatcgccgtcactcacttggtgacggtttCAAACACCGTCGCGggaaggggttaaaaaccgtttgtatagcacctcgctgtaccagtgATCCTATGTGTATGTCTCCCtgtaaaatggtttatggaaaagcatgtcatttacctcttgagctagaacataaagcatattgggcaattaaagaaattaattatgatttcaaacttgctggtgagaagaggttatttgatattagctcgttagatgagtggagaacccaatcatatgaaaatgccaaattgtttaaagaaaaggttaaaagatggcatgataaaagtaTTCAAAAACGGGAATTCAAAGTGGGTGAGTATGTTCtattgtacaactctcatttttagattctttgcaggaaaacttcccTCTAAATGGGAATGACCATATATCATTGAAGAAGTTTATCATTCCGGGGCTATTAAGATCAACAACTCCGAAGGCACTAATCTGAGGGTGGTCAATGGACAAATAAttaagcattatatctcaggtacacaTATTAATGTTCAAACCAACATTATTCAAACCATGACACTAGAGGAACACACAAGAGAGACCTTCCAGAACACTGCAGAACCCTGGAAAGGAATAGttatgtgatacggtaagtaaaccgactccagaAGTTCCATAAAAATACTTtctatcagttttggaatattagaaaaaaataataaaataagGAACAGCCGAGGGGACATGCCAGGCGCCCAAAAGGCACCTAGGCacgccctggtggcttgtgggcccctcatgttCCTTCCTGACACCATTTTCTTCTAGAATACTTGTTTTGTAAGGTAAAAATTCTTTATATATACTCCCGGatgttttgaccaccgtatcgcagAAACCTCCTATGTTCCTGTTTCGTGCTATTTTCTGACATATCTGAAGGTATGTCATCTCAAGACTCGGTTGGAGAGAGCCATATCTCTCACGGTGCTGCAAATCCAAGAGcgcatgatgatgatgatcaccaTGGGTGGTCAATCAATGAGGAGGTTGAAGGTGATTTAAAGAGGTTGGATTCCATCAAGCATGAAGAAACTTCTCGACCACATCCCAGGGACATGCACGTGGAATACGGGGGATCGAGCTTATTGGACATGATTAAACCTCCCAACACTAAATTTGTTTCTTATCATAACCTGAATAAAAGTGTTGTTTCATATCCTTCAGTCAGGAAACACCCTTGGGTGGATGGTGCGTTAACTGTCACCTGGAAGCTCCGGAAGGAAATTGTGGATCTTAAGCACCAAGTCAATAAGCTTGAAGAGGAAAATCACATCCTTAGGgacatcatcgccaagaatattcCACCATCATCATCGAAGAAAGAAGCTTgagtacatgggtatgggcactccccttggcttgtgccaagcttgggggaggtgccccggtatcgtatcaccatcacttttTTGTCTTTAcctatcttagttcgatcctttgtTATTTCGTGATTTAGTAGAATAAAAGTCTGGTATGATCTATTTTCGAGTGCTAGTTTCGTGATCTacctatctatgtaatcgagttgagagttatataataaacagtagtttgagttttgcttctttacttttatgtttcAATCTTAGCAATTAAAATAATGGCAaatatcatatgctaatcttatggaaagtaatgacatcacatacaagaaagtataagtggtaaaatttattgaaagttaacAAACATAGccttggtcaatgatgcaattcatgaaagaattaataagagAAGAGAaggttcacatataaatatactatcttggacatcttttatgattgtgagcccccattaagTATTCTATGtcaaattgttgacgttggacaaggaagacaacgtaatgagttatggttgcttatattcacatagaagttatattttcatagaccctccaacatgtggtgctttctcaatatctttgctagccaaaaaatctgcaccaagtagagatactactagTCCATCCAAAAACTCTTAAACCTAGTTTCATGTCATGAGAGTCCACTAtgtctacctatggattgaataagatccttcaagtaagttgtcatcggtgcataaagcaataaaaaaTGCTTTTAAATATGTTTGATCTGTTATTGCAGGGGAAAATAAGCTTTGTGCGATCTTGTGATGataaagaaataaaagcgacgaactgcataaaaaaggttgctatcacaaggggcaatacaaagtgacgttcctttgcattaagagcttgcacatccaaaaaacaaaaagcgcatgacaaGCTCTGCTTTCCTgtgcgaagggtctatcttttacctttatgtatttacttttcatgcaagagtcaatagtgttctcctctattcctttttatttttctcctttgcaagcatcatgtggtggggaaagatctaagcatatatatctagttggatatgagtgatcatgagttattattgttgcatTGCCATTGCGATAAATGAGTTGGGaagcaaaactataagcccctgtctttctctgtgtctgactAAAACTTTTGCTCTATATATGTCGTGAGTGTCAACAATCAtagaagattaaatgatagttgagtatatGTAATTACTAAACAAAAGCTCGTACATGAGACCCCTCCCGAAAATATGATTAATTGTAATTGCTTTGTTGactgcactactaggaaaagggctatagatggaatggccactaatggcgcaccagacatgtggtgcgccattgctatatagcaatgacgcaccatgtgctggtgcgccattagtgtgaaagacactaatggcgcaccagacaaacggtgcgccattagtaacaaattttttttccaaacatactaatggcgcaccaggacacagtgcgccattactagttctaactagtaatggcgcactagccacatagtgcgccactactatatttttttattttttattttttgcaaaactactaatggcacaccagggaacagtgcaccattactagcgatccccctccatctcgatcgctatcccacctcgccagatccggcccccctcgccgccgagcaccccccgcaccctctaccccgctccaccgggcgccgccgccgaccccccgcaccctcccacgctccaccgccgccgacgacccaccgcacccttccttgctccaccgccaccgacgacccaccgcaccctcccccgctccaccgccgccgacgacccaccgcaccctagctcccctgctccaccgccgccgatgacccaccgcaccctccccggcccgctccaccgccgccgacgaccccctgcaccctctccggcctgctccaccgtcacaaatgaatgctatagctaattcctccctctccctcgccagttccccttcgtccctctcccccacgccagttcctctccgtccgctcccaatccgcgcccccgccgcctccctctccccatcctcccctccgaccccaccccactctccccggagcagcgccgcagggccgacaccaacctcgccctctcccgcgcgcgccgcaacctccgcctcgcattcaacagctacacattctacaccgaggacaaggacatgaagagcgatggttatcagaactccggggtaacgatggaatcctacaccggtaacgacaaggacagagcaccccccgcaacccccgacgacccaccgcaccctcccccgctccaccgccgccgagcaccccccgcaccctctcccccgcaccctgtttttataaaaattattactgtttttataaaaaaatattactgttatgatttaaacaagtttcaacatatttaaacacaaataaatatcaaacagcattttaaatgcattttttataaaaattattactgtttttataaaaaatattactgttatgatttaaacaagtttgaacatatttaaacacaaataaatatcaaacagcattttaaatgcatagaAACAAAAATttgggagcctgggaatcgaacccacgacctcctagtgtgtgtgctgcgtgctgaccagtcgggctagtgggcgtgttctgatggagatagggttaggtggaaatataacctgagcagtcgggctagtaattaaaacaaaattctaatggcgcaccagggggcggtgcgccattagaatcgacgtacttatggcgcactagggggaggtgcgccattgctaacccactccacttgttcccctcgcactgtgcgtggcctctccctccctccctcgccagatcccccactcgaccccaaccgtacgccgccgcccccttgctccgccccctccgtccgccgcgcctgcacgccgccgccgccgcccccttgctccgccccctccgtccgccccgacgcgcccatcccgcctgcccctgccgtGCTCCGCCACCGGCCCCTGCTCTCCTTCGACCGCGGCGAGCGAGGACCCAGAAGAAATCGGATCCCGACCGCGACCCCttcgccgaccccgaccccgacccctccggcgaccaggtacctctcctccttcctccttcctccctctctccaccaTTCCCCATTCCCTCCCACCTGTCCAGCGCCGACTCCATCACCATCGACTGACTCCCTCGCAGTCGAGATCCACCCCGTCGACGTCTAGCAGCCCAGCTCGACCTCCAGCCACtccagctccctggtgcgccaaAAAGGTGGCAGCTCGTAGCCTCGTACATTGCTTTCAGTATGGGTGTAGAATCTCTAGCAGATAGTTCACTAGTATAACAACAATGGTCATTGTTTAGTATTTGGCACTTCTGTTTAGGTTAAAACAATGttatttttttgttcttttgcaAAGATTAGAGTGCAGCAGCCCTGTAGATTGTGATTaattactatatgattcagttctAAATATTTTGTTTTATGATCCCAGTGCAAAGGAATTCATATTTTAGTTTACATCTGTCTATGTAGTGTGTTGTGAAGGCCAAGTTTGAGAAGTGGTGGTGTCGCAGAGCAATCCTCTCCCTTGACAGGTACAATGTCCACTCTTCCACATGTcttatttttttaatgcaattgcTTCATTGCCATATTACATCATTAACTGTTATATATTCCAAATCGTGCAAAACTTCAATAGGGCAAACCTTATGTGATGATACAGGTTGTTAGTTGCTACTAGAAAGTGTTGACAGATATTAAAGCGGTGTAACAATTGCTGTCGGGTTTAGCAACTGATATCTTCTTCATCTCCTTTTGCACTGCTTACATATAAGGTATTGTAGTTTAGGTGCTTCTTTCACCAGCTGCAAAACAATGCAGCTGGTGCTTGATGCATGTGTTAATGCATGTGTTAATGCTAGTAAGCTCCTGTTATGGGTCTCAAGCATGAATGTACCCCAAGATTTCTATTGGAACTGGACATGTGTTAATGCAATTAGGTGCTTCTTTCACCAGCTGCAAAACAATGCAATTTCATACGTTTTCACCAGCTGCAAAACATCATAAAAATACCATTAGGTACTTCCGTAAACACAAAAATAGAAACAATGCAAGACATGGCTTGTCTCTGATCCTCTGTTTTCTTTTTTCATTGGTTGCATTTTGATCCTAAATGTCAATCAATAAGTCTATTATTAGGAATCAACAAAGTTGATTATCTATTCTACATAATTTCTAATCTGATGTTTGCATTTCCTAACTGTAGCATTTTTTTCTCAGACCAAGGCAAATGAAATCGACTAAAGAAAGAAATAGCATTTACCAATTACCACTAACCATGGCACTAATGTTTCACCTTAGATCATATGTTTGTTCTCTGATACACATGTGGGAAACCTTCTAAACAACAACCTATTAATGGTAGTTGTTCTTTGTATTGTGGAATACATCGCATGTTTTATAAATTGGGTCAGATGTATAATTAGTCGATGTATAATCCtggtactaattggtctcttctgctgcttatcagagatggggggaagcagccaccgccgctctgcctcaccggactacgagttggatgctttcgagttcttcagtatcatacttgggacttcagtatcagccacgaggcaggtatataaaacaagagatctccccttcacccatctcattatgataactctgttgtttgctacatcactccttgtcccaaattgcagaggctgcctgacacttttatgaacatgctgggtgaagatccgccacataatgtgaagctccgacaggccggcagcggggttcgcaggctgtgggacgtggagttggtgatcgaggagggccacatgtacctgtgccgtggctgggagaagttctacagtgcctacgacctacggaccgggtactttcttctcttcaggtacgacgatgacgccacaatgctcatcgtgaaggttttcaacacgactatgtgtcgcatgcgctacactgacgacgaagatgccagtgtgttctgcctcttcttattcctctacatttggctttgtctcacatcgattgttaacggccattgttgcatttggacaggcaatgggagcagcagcagcgacactggctacagccaaagcagcagcgattatggttgtagcaaaagcaacagcgattctggctttagcgaaagcagcagcgattctagcagcagcaaagacagcaagaaggatgatccggactggagtgggggagaagaggagcagagtgggccgctgcaggatgacgatgggcatcaggctgaggatgacctagcgctggtggtggctgaccaagggcaagagatggtggtggctgaccatgggcaagagatggtggtggctgaccatgggcaagagatggtggtggctgaggatgacctagcgatggtcgtgcccgtcctgcctgaaggtggcctcgcgatggtggtggttcctgacaatgaccacgcaccggtggtggcgccggcgatcccacagctgggcgacatgaccacgccaattgtggtagaagactacatcccacagctgcctccaccgcctcgccgctcttggcacatcaggctgaggaaggagaaggagaagaacaatgagaactaaactatgtgaaacttttgtaatatggtgttggatggataacgatgttggatgaacaatgtgaaactttttgtaatatgtaacgatggaactatgtgttggctatgtatgtatatatgatgaaacttgtgtgttggatatgattgttatatggatgcttgttgtatatatatgtgttggatatctcatatgtgaaatagtgacctgagattaagaaaaaaccgatttttttttaaatgctactaatggcgcacttccatctggtgcgccattagtataccagttactaatggcgcacctgtgggatactaatggcgcacctgtggtgcgccattactaaaatattctagtggcgtggtgctagtggcgcaccagtagtgtgccattagtaggcaaaactggtgcgccactagtaagcctttttctagtagtgctgagaacatagtttgttagttttcaagaaagtttatgatttATACTTCATTGATGTGATGAACTGTTATGTTCCCACGAGAAGTCTTATGATAATATATATGTCGGTgtggaatgacacctatgggatcacaagaatcactactacggttggcggggcatagggttgcaagaagagtaggattagtagtcagcacaaggatcgtttacctaggttcgggccacgaggatgcgtaaaaccctagtcctgctttagtggatgtattgagtgttcttgagccctcgaactagctacggtggctgtgtagttcaaaagagccgaatccccctccagtatgccacgggcctccttttatagtcgaaaggggttgccacagtggcacacaggaggtggaaaggcctacagtgccgcaagcttatcgctcatattacaggacaagatgcatttaatggatcgcttaggtgtccccttgctttattggggatgggaacgaggcccgtcccgtccatcgccgctcctccttgcttcgacacgcgccctggccagcgatgcatgtggtgccatgtaggcaggtaggcagctgaggtggcgtggtggtggagccttcacgaagatctacatgccgccacgcaggcgtgtgttgagttggcctggaagctgcatgttgccacgcaagtGCCTTCCTAGCTgattgggctggcagctgcatgcgaacagtggtggagacttggctggtgcgggcctggcagtggccccgctggcgccctcggtgagggccttgccgggtggcccgacaagggtcttgccgtggcgcgctgtcgtccccggcaagggtcttgccaggggtcttgtggctctcctcggcaaggatcttgccgaggatcattgtcttttaatcctcatgtgatcttgaatattccttgtcttcacaaagatctgcatgctaccatggaggtgcctcccgagccctagttccaacgtgtttggttgagttggaacccgcgggctcgagggtggctcactctgttggtgaggatgagccgccccggcaagggtcttgccgggggaacctgctttgcctctctgcttctttgtgttcttgggcTTGGTATTGTCTTGTTTGCCTTGTACTTCGGCTTTTCTCCGGCTTCCTTCCTTTGCCCTGCTGCGTGTGGCCATGGCatgtggctctgactgcccgtgcacaagtaaaggggtcaaaaggagagcccctacttttgtacaccgacaggagcccccgggcctgggccacacataagcgcgacacgttgtctcaccaggcccagaacggtgcgcaggcaggtggggcggattttcaccgcagtaactcttcgtccgctgcgcttccccatgacctgCGTTGAATGCGCGTCGTGGAGGATCATGTGTATCATGGGCGGCATGCGTGAGGCGGTtcctgcacgcatgcgtcacgtTGCAGTaaatgggaaaggaggcggcccgcgccttccccgtaaaaaggaataaccgcgggtgCGCTGCTCACTTTATCCCCTTCCCTGCGTCTTCTTCAATCTcagagccgccgcccccttgcttcCTCCCTAAACTTTCACCCTTGCTTGCCGCCGCTGCGTCTCCGCCGTCTTCCGTTCCTCTTGCTCCCCCATCCGCCATGGCACctaaatccaccaagggcaagggattGGCCAAGGATGTCGGGgcgacggagccgccggagagtgtgCTGGCGGTGTAGCGGACGCAGCTCGCGTACTTCCCCTTGACGGTCGACGTATTAGAGCTCCGGGACgccttcaagcccctgtggggggtgaagacggggggagagaagacggggcatccagccacgcgcgtcatccccgccaactgcgccgaggctgccccaaatcggtaccctttTTTCGTCGATTATTTCTCCTGCGAGctttgtcctcccttctccgatttcttcagcgacatcatgcacacctttggcttccgcctcttGGATTTTACCCCGAATGTTGTGGCGTGCATGAcccttttcgcgcacctctgtgaaggtttcgccggggtgcaccccaacacggcgcttttccgccactacttcttccctcggatccaaacggggggcgccatttccggttgcatcacctggatcccaaggtccaagggggtgtacccggagggcgccatgaagaagaggtcggaagaatggcggggccggtggtgctgggttgaagagaaggacccgccggcgttctgcgaggtttgccgggcgccgccggtccgcagaagcgattAGAGCGATGTTGATGctgacgacgagaagctcacgattgccaccaccaggatccttcggctcaccgaggccgggctcacccttgagatgatcggggcggacttcatccgccgccggatcgctctacttcacaacaaggggaggccggcctggcttttcacgaaccccgccgacatcatgcggcttcgccccagcctcgaccacaatttcacagtgatggggcacgcccatttctgccagtgactcttccagctcgatgtgggctgcgacggcgaggtcgagcggaccggcaaggttgcgagggccgccgcgaaggctggcaaggtcgtcAAGGGGCCTTTGTTCAAGTTGCTGGCAGGAGTGGTCCCGCTGTGCAATAATTCGCgccggaccgacatcatcgccatgatgccggactgcaacacgcatggccctgacccgagctGGATCGAGCCGGAGGACATCCAGGTGCAGCAGTTCTTCGACACTCTGCACGAGGGATATGTCAACACCGCCAGGGCGATGGAGGCACaacttgccgaggaggccggcagcgctggtggtgtggaggacaaagctgcgacggccgcggaggaggaggagctcgcccggtgggcaGCGGCCGCTGGGGAAGCTAGCAGTGCTGGCACTgaggctcctctggttgaggatgtggccgacgagtcgtcgtcggaggaggccggGGTTATTGATcctccggccacggggagagggcgagtccatGCGG is drawn from Aegilops tauschii subsp. strangulata cultivar AL8/78 chromosome 1, Aet v6.0, whole genome shotgun sequence and contains these coding sequences:
- the LOC141027664 gene encoding uncharacterized protein is translated as MGGSSHRRSASPDYELDAFEFFSIILGTSVSATRQRLPDTFMNMLGEDPPHNVKLRQAGSGVRRLWDVELVIEEGHMYLCRGWEKFYSAYDLRTGYFLLFRYDDDATMLIVKVFNTTMCRMRYTDDEDASNGSSSSDTGYSQSSSDYGCSKSNSDSGFSESSSDSSSSKDSKKDDPDWSGGEEEQSGPLQDDDGHQAEDDLALVVADQGQEMVVADHGQEMVVADHGQEMVVAEDDLAMVVPVLPEGGLAMVVVPDNDHAPVVAPAIPQLGGGDAGPEGEEGQGLGGRPSPGWYFKGATGSVEQPEQQPPAQPPA